The following coding sequences are from one Spea bombifrons isolate aSpeBom1 chromosome 13, aSpeBom1.2.pri, whole genome shotgun sequence window:
- the MIEN1 gene encoding migration and invasion enhancer 1, whose translation MAVSIVVEYCEPCGFKSHYEEFAAAVREEFPDVSIDSRPGGTGAFEIEINGQVVFSKLELGGFPYEKDLMEAIRKVKNGEPVEKITNSRAPCVIL comes from the exons ATGGCTGTCAGTATAGTGGTGGAATACTG CGAACCTTGTGGGTTTAAGTCCCATTATGAGGAGTTTGCGGCTGCCGTGCGGGAAGAGTTTCCGGATGTCAGCATTGACTCCCGTCCCGGAGGCACAG GGGCTTTTGAGATCGAGATAAATGGACAGGTGGTTTTCTCAAAACTGGAGCTTGGTGGATTTCCCTATGAAAAGGAC CTGATGGAAGCcatcagaaaagtaaaaaatggtGAACCAGTAGAGAAGATTACCAATAGCCGGGCACCATGTGTCATTCTGTAA
- the ERBB2 gene encoding receptor tyrosine-protein kinase erbB-2 yields MDFRLWIGGLLALLMQGGFCTEVCTGTDMKLSHPLSQRIHYETLRTLYKDCQVIHGNLEITYMKEDYDVSFLQNIKEVQGYVLIAYNLLKFLPLENLRIIRGTQLYQDRYALAVLHNSGGTAGLQELRLRSLMEILKGGVMIVNNTELCFQKTINWGDILGQGNGLREDVVVEAGNRTCPSCYPACGSLACWGQGLENCQILTSTICESGCQRCKGNHSTDCCHEQCAAGCTGPKNSDCLACRNFNHMGMCELHCPPLTIYNSETYESVPNKDGRYTFGAGCVTTCPYNYLATEVGSCTLVCPQDNQEVIVGNVQKCEKCDKQCSKVCYGLGMDFLKTAQAVTASNIHHFQGCTKIFGNLAFLNESFQGDSEDQSSALTLENLKVFGTLEEITGYLYIESWPEGTSSLGVFENLRVIRGRMLQNGAYSLVLRNLSISSFGLRSLTEVSNGLVLLEGNANLCFLETIPWSTIFRNPRQTLLETANKPQDLCAEDGQVCFHLCANGECWGPEPSQCVKCTRFLRGHDCVDSCNLLEGEQREYVNGSQCISCHPQCLPVEKNETCFGPGADQCTECAFYIDGDNCVERCPSGVKGESFVPIWKYPDIDGICQLCPVNCSHSCSQLDDKGCPVLPNNSNTYVIVAVVASIFLLLTVAVIIGGWIKRKKRTRKHTMQRILQETELVEPLTPSGALPNQAQMRILKETELRKMKILGSGAFGTVYKGIWIPDGENIKIPVAIKVLRENTSPKANKEILDEAYVMAGVGSPYVCRLLGICLTSTVQLVTQLMPYGCLLDYVRENKDHIASRDLLNWCVQIAKGMRYLEEVRLVHRDLAARNVLVKNPTHVKITDFGLARLLDVDETEYHADGGKVPIKWMALESILHRKFTHQSDVWSYGVTVWELMTFGAKPYDGIPARDIPDLLEKGDRLPQPPVCTIDVYMIMVKCWMIDSECRPKFHELVHEFSRMARDPSRFVVIENDDLLGQAVPATSQFYNALLQEVAMDDLVDAEEYLVPQQGFFGSAETTSGNRSRISSTRSAETQINQALLEEPTTTVPMPARTMSQGSGGSCSDAPSEGDYVFEPALPRGNSLLHRYSDDPTDFKEKPVDEDGLETDGCISPRVFAYPPEYVNQRERERSQSPVKTPRTSVSTLERQKSHLCRNGLVREPRSPGALSALDNPDYLPPPMLHLPNSYTQAFDNPYYWNHELNTASAQEQTTGVPNGFTTPTAENPEYLGLDEATTRPQDVTA; encoded by the exons TTTGCACCGGCACTGATATGAAGCTTTCTCACCCGCTCAGCCAGAGAATTCATTACGAGACGTTGCGCACCCTGTATAAGGACTGCCAGGTCATTCATGGGAATCTGGAGATCACCTATATGAAAGAAGACTACGATGTCTCTTTCCTGCAG AACATCAAAGAAGTGCAGGGCTATGTTTTAATAGCTTATAACCTGCTTAAATTCCTGCCCTTGGAGAACTTGCGTATTATTCGTGGTACGCAGCTATATCAAGACCGCTACGCTCTGGCTGTGCTCCACAACTCCGGAGGGACAGCGGGGTTACAGGAACTGCGTTTAAGGAGTCTTATGG AGATCCTGAAAGGAGGAGTGATGATCGTGAATAACACCGAGCTGTGCTTCCAGAAGACAATCAACTGGGGTGATATCCTGGGTCAGGGCAACGGCCTGCGAGAGGACGTGGTGGTAGAAGCCGGGAATAGGACGT GTCCTTCTTGCTACCCTGCCTGTGGCTCTTTGGCATGTTGGGGACAGGGGCTGGAGAACTGCCAGATCC TAACCAGCACTATATGCGAAAGCGGCTGCCAGAGGTGTAAAGGCAACCACTCCACGGACTGCTGCCACGAGCAATGTGCGGCCGGCTGCACCGGACCCAAGAACTCCGACTGCCTG GCCTGCCGGAACTTCAACCACATGGGGATGTGCGAATTACATTGCCCTCCTCTCACCATTTACAACTCCGAGACCTACGAGTCCGTCCCCAACAAAGATGGCCGCTATACCTTCGGAGCGGGTTGTGTCACCACCTGTCCGT ATAACTATCTTGCCACCGAGGTTGGCTCTTGCACTCTCGTTTGTCCCCAAGATAATCAGGAAGTGATTGTGGGAAATGTCCAAAAATGTGAGAAATGTGACAAGCAGTGCAGTAAAG TGTGTTACGGGCTGGGAATGGACTTTCTAAAGACTGCCCAGGCCGTCACTGCTTCCAACATCCATCACTTTCAAGGATGTACCAAGATATTTGGGAACCTGGCCTTCCTCAACGAATCATTCCAGGG GGATTCGGAGGATCAAAGCTCGGCTTTAACGCTGGAGAACCTAAAAGTCTTTGGGACTCTTGAAGAGATAACAG GATACTTATACATTGAATCATGGCCGGAAGGCACCAGCAGCCTTGGCGTCTTTGAGAACCTGCGCGTGATTCGGGGACGTATGCTGCAGAA CGGAGCGTATTCTCTGGTGCTCCGAAACCTTTCCATCTCATCATTTGGATTACGTTCCCTGACCGAGGTCAGCAACGGGTTGGTGCTTCTTGAAGGCAACGCTAATCTTTGCTTTCTGGAAACCATTCCCTGGTCCACCATATTCCGGAACCCAAGGCAAACTCTCTTGGAGACGGCCAACAAACCCCAGGATCTGTGTG CTGAAGACGGACAGGTCTGCTTCCACCTCTGTGCAAACGGCGAGTGTTGGGGTCCGGAGCCTTCCCAGTGTGTTAAATGCACGAGGTTTCTGCGTGGACACGACTGTGTAGATTCCTGCAACCTCCTGGAGGG GGAGCAGAGGGAATACGTTAACGGAAGTCAGTGTATATCGTGCCACCCTCAGTGCCTCCCGGTTGAGAAAAACGAGACATGCTTTGGTCCG GGTGCAGATCAGTGTACAGAATGCGCTTTTTACATAGATGGCGACAACTGTGTGGAGCGATGTCCAAGCGGAGTGAAGGGAGAGTCCTTTGTGCCCATTTGGAAGTATCCAGACATAGACGGGATCTGCCAGCTGTGCCCAGTGAACTGTTCACACTC GTGCTCTCAACTTGATGACAAAGGATGTCCCGTTCTCCCAAACAACAG TAACACCTATGTGATTGTGGCAGTCGTGGCCAGTATCTTTCTCCTGCTTACCGTGGCAGTGATTATCGGAGGTTGGATCAAGCGTAAGAAGCGAACGAGGAAGCATACCATGCAACGTATCCTGCAGGAGACCGAG CTGGTAGAACCACTTACCCCAAGCGGGGCTCTTCCCAACCAAGCCCAAATGAGAATCCTCAAAGAGACAGAGTTGAGGAAGATGAAGATCTTAGGATCAGGCGCATTTGGTACAGTATACAAG gggatctggatcccaGATGGAGAGAACATTAAGATTCCGGTTGCCATCAAGGTTTTGAGAGAGAACACGTCCCCCAAGGCCAATAAAGAAATTCTAGAT GAGGCGTATGTCATGGCCGGGGTGGGCAGCCCTTACGTATGCCGCCTTCTAGGAATCTGCCTTACATCTACGGTCCAACTGGTTACTCAACTGATGCCATACGGCTGCTTGCTGGATTACGTGAGGGAAAACAAAGACCACATTGCGTCAAGAGACCTACTCAACTGGTGTGTCCAGATAGCCAAG GGGATGAGGTACTTAGAGGAGGTGCGTTTGGTACATAGAGACCTAGCAGCAAGAAACGTGCTGGTGAAAAACCCAACCCATGTCAAGATAACAGATTTTGGTCTGGCCAGACTGCTGGACGTGGATGAAACGGAGTACCACGCAGATGGTGGGAAG gtccCAATCAAATGGATGGCGTTGGAGTCTATTCTGCATAGAAAGTTCACCCATCAGAGCGACGTGTGGAGCTACG GTGTAACGGTTTGGGAGCTCATGACATTTGGAGCAAAACCATATGATGGGATCCCAGCCAGAGACATCCCAGACCTCCTGGAAAAGGGAGACAGGCTCCCTCAGCCACCAGTCTGTACCATCGATGTCTATATGATCATGGTGAAGT GCTGGATGATAGACTCAGAGTGCCGCCCCAAGTTTCACGAGCTGGTCCATGAATTCTCTCGAATGGCACGTGATCCCTCGCGGTTTGTGGTCATTGAG AATGATGACCTTCTAGGTCAGGCAGTACCCGCAACCAGCCAGTTCTACAATGCGCTCCTGCAAGAGGTTGCGATGGATGATCTGGTGGATGCCGAGGAATACTTAGTGCCTCAACAAGGATTCTTTGGATCCGCGGAAACTACATCAGGGAATCGCAGCCGCATATCATCCACAAGG AGTGCTGAGACACAGATAAATCAGGCCTTGCTTGAAGAACCAACCACTACAGTGCCTATGCCAGCCAGGACAATGTCACAGGGGTCTGGAGGTAGTTGCTCTGATGCACCCAGTGAGGGAGACTATGTGTTTGAGCCGGCACTCCCCAGAGGGAACAGCTTACTGCACAGGTACAGCGATGACCCAACAGACTTCAAAGAGAAGCCGGTGGATGAAGATGGTTTGGAGACAGATGGCTGCATCTCCCCCAGGGTCTTCGCGTACCCACCAG AATATGTGaaccaaagagagagagaaagaagccAATCGCCGGTAAAGACCCCGAGGACATCTGTCTCTACTCTAGAGCGGCAAAAAAGTCACCTGTGCAGGAACGGATTGGTTAGAGAACCAAGGAGCCCCGGAGCATTATCAGCTCTGGACAATCCCGACTACCTTCCCCCACCCATGCTTCACCTGCCAAACTCCTACACCCAAGCCTTCGATAACCCTTATTATTGGAACCATGAACTCAACACGGCAAGCGCTCAAGAACAGACCACGGGGGTACCTAATGGATTTACTACGCCAACAGCTGAGAACCCAGAATATTTGGGTCTGGATGAGGCGACTACCAGACCTCAGGATGTGACAgcttaa
- the LOC128471546 gene encoding nuclear factor 7, ovary-like, whose amino-acid sequence MEKETQVTNQQDPSPTDATLQLTCIKEESLKMIKELEEKMSKMDKVLAVRREQVHESFQNLHHLLEKEERMCLAKSHELEEKAMLDLEKVVLNLTDLSTVISNLLKKLKRKNTNIKLMEKVEFFSLQLEAISDADKVLDGYLSPFQLREWRGMRHLVKPVPEPLQFDPESAHPSLTVSPDLRQVSFQARPLTLKQSKRSFDPGLYILGTPGFQSGRHYWEVHVGNRSNWIIGVVRESVQRKGVQELSSLNGFWVLRKQQDDRFYGIGLSPVSLDLTTSPMRIGVCLDFFTGHLAFYDTDTTALIFELSNCAVKEKMFAFFCPGIPVNEEDWCPLILCT is encoded by the coding sequence ATGGAAAAAGAGACACAAGTTACAAATCAGCAGGATCCCTCGCCCACTGATGCCACGCTTCAGCTCACCTGCATTAAAGAAGAATCATTGAAAATGATCAAAGAACTTGAGGAAAAAATGAGTAAAATGGACAAGGTTTTAGCTGTTCGCAGAGAGCAAGTGCATGAATCTTTTCAGAACTTACATCATCTCCTGGAAAAAGAGGAAaggatgtgtttggccaaatcCCACGAGTTGGAAGAGAAAGCCATGCTAGATTTAGAAAAAGTAGTCTTAAATCTGACAGATTTGTCAACCGTGATCAGTAACTTGCTGAAGAAATTGAAAAGAAAGAATACtaacataaaattaatggaaaagGTGGAGTTCTTCAGTTTACAGTTAGAAGCAATATCTGATGCTGACAAGGTGCTAGACGGATATCTCTCTCCCTTTCAGCTCCGGGAATGGAGGGGGATGAGGCACCTGGTTAAACCAGTCCCAGAGCCTCTGCAGTTTGATCCAGAGAGCGCACACCCGAGCCTGACCGTGTCCCCCGATCTCCGGCAAGTCAGCTTCCAGGCGCGTCCTCTAACATTGAAGCAAAGCAAGCGCAGCTTTGACCCAGGGCTTTACATACTAGGGACGCCAGGATTCCAGTCTGGACGGCATTACTGGGAGGTGCATGTGGGCAACAGGAGCAACTGGATCATCGGCGTTGTGAGAGAGTCGGTTCAGCGTAAGGGGGTGCAGGAACTCAGCTCGTTGAATGGCTTCTGGGTTCTGCGAAAGCAGCAAGACGACAGGTTCTATGGCATCGGGCTTTCCCCTGTGAGTCTGGATCTGACGACATCACCAATGAGAATCGGGGTATGCCTCGATTTCTTCACCGGTCACTTGGCATTTTACGACACTGACACCACGGCACTGATCTTTGAGTTATCTAATTGCGCCGTGAAGGAGAAAATGTTTGCCTTTTTCTGCCCTGGAATCCCCGTGAATGAAGAAGACTGGTGCCCGCTAATTCTTTGCACTTAA